The proteins below come from a single Xiphophorus hellerii strain 12219 chromosome 14, Xiphophorus_hellerii-4.1, whole genome shotgun sequence genomic window:
- the LOC116732953 gene encoding uncharacterized protein LOC116732953 isoform X2, translated as MLRRESDTHSLFTSGETSDNDCEMGASCEEVDIVCLCEAGPRTLYSEAHAPTLEECALSDPQGESDADADIEDTDCRIQEHSSLQRISSRRRKRPRVARQDTTESEDDGGRSHKSHRWNLRLSPDRAHSRTILEESVSQVRPLIITGPNVEKQKSPSDGSRGSKLTSLWPSSLPLPVKLLLLLPVSLSLVIVIISFLLPWTAT; from the exons ATGCTGCGGAGGGAGTCTGACACCCACAGCCTGTTTACCTCTGGGGAGACATCCGATAATGACTGTGAG ATGGGGGCGAGTTGTGAAGAGGTAGATATAGTGTGCCTGTGCGAGGCCGGTCCCCGTACACTTTATTCAGAAGCACACGCGCCTACGCTG GAGGAGTGCGCGTTATCCGACCCTCAGGGAGAAAGCGATGCAGATGCTGACATAGAGGACACAGACTGCAG AATCCAGGAGCACAGCTCTCTCCAGCGAATCAGCTCGCGCAGGCGCAAGCGTCCTCGCGTGGCGCGGCAAGACACCACGGAGAGCGAGGACGACGGAGGGCGGAGCCACAAAAGCCATCGCTGGAACCTGCGGCTCAGTCCCGACAGAGCGCACAGCAGGACCATCCTGGAG GAGAGCGTTTCGCAGGTGAGGCCGCTCATCATCACTGGGCCCAACGTGGAGAAGCAGAAGAGTCCTTCGGATGGGTCCCGAGGCTCCAAGCTGACCTCCCTGTGGCCCTCGTCCCTGCCTCTCCCCgtcaagctgctgctcctgctgcccGTCTCGCTCTCCCTCGTCATCGTTATAATCTCATTCCTGCTGCCCTGGACCGCCACATGA
- the LOC116732953 gene encoding uncharacterized protein LOC116732953 isoform X1, whose amino-acid sequence MLRRESDTHSLFTSGETSDNDCEMGASCEEVDIVCLCEAGPRTLYSEAHAPTLGTLLCEHCGKNRVLLARYSEGYGTEEECALSDPQGESDADADIEDTDCRIQEHSSLQRISSRRRKRPRVARQDTTESEDDGGRSHKSHRWNLRLSPDRAHSRTILEESVSQVRPLIITGPNVEKQKSPSDGSRGSKLTSLWPSSLPLPVKLLLLLPVSLSLVIVIISFLLPWTAT is encoded by the exons ATGCTGCGGAGGGAGTCTGACACCCACAGCCTGTTTACCTCTGGGGAGACATCCGATAATGACTGTGAG ATGGGGGCGAGTTGTGAAGAGGTAGATATAGTGTGCCTGTGCGAGGCCGGTCCCCGTACACTTTATTCAGAAGCACACGCGCCTACGCTG GGCACTCTGCTGTGTGAACACTGTGGAAAAAACAGAGTCTTGTTAGCCAGGTACTCTGAGGGATATGGCACAGAG GAGGAGTGCGCGTTATCCGACCCTCAGGGAGAAAGCGATGCAGATGCTGACATAGAGGACACAGACTGCAG AATCCAGGAGCACAGCTCTCTCCAGCGAATCAGCTCGCGCAGGCGCAAGCGTCCTCGCGTGGCGCGGCAAGACACCACGGAGAGCGAGGACGACGGAGGGCGGAGCCACAAAAGCCATCGCTGGAACCTGCGGCTCAGTCCCGACAGAGCGCACAGCAGGACCATCCTGGAG GAGAGCGTTTCGCAGGTGAGGCCGCTCATCATCACTGGGCCCAACGTGGAGAAGCAGAAGAGTCCTTCGGATGGGTCCCGAGGCTCCAAGCTGACCTCCCTGTGGCCCTCGTCCCTGCCTCTCCCCgtcaagctgctgctcctgctgcccGTCTCGCTCTCCCTCGTCATCGTTATAATCTCATTCCTGCTGCCCTGGACCGCCACATGA
- the LOC116732953 gene encoding uncharacterized protein LOC116732953 isoform X3 — translation MLRRESDTHSLFTSGETSDNDCEGTLLCEHCGKNRVLLARYSEGYGTEEECALSDPQGESDADADIEDTDCRIQEHSSLQRISSRRRKRPRVARQDTTESEDDGGRSHKSHRWNLRLSPDRAHSRTILEESVSQVRPLIITGPNVEKQKSPSDGSRGSKLTSLWPSSLPLPVKLLLLLPVSLSLVIVIISFLLPWTAT, via the exons ATGCTGCGGAGGGAGTCTGACACCCACAGCCTGTTTACCTCTGGGGAGACATCCGATAATGACTGTGAG GGCACTCTGCTGTGTGAACACTGTGGAAAAAACAGAGTCTTGTTAGCCAGGTACTCTGAGGGATATGGCACAGAG GAGGAGTGCGCGTTATCCGACCCTCAGGGAGAAAGCGATGCAGATGCTGACATAGAGGACACAGACTGCAG AATCCAGGAGCACAGCTCTCTCCAGCGAATCAGCTCGCGCAGGCGCAAGCGTCCTCGCGTGGCGCGGCAAGACACCACGGAGAGCGAGGACGACGGAGGGCGGAGCCACAAAAGCCATCGCTGGAACCTGCGGCTCAGTCCCGACAGAGCGCACAGCAGGACCATCCTGGAG GAGAGCGTTTCGCAGGTGAGGCCGCTCATCATCACTGGGCCCAACGTGGAGAAGCAGAAGAGTCCTTCGGATGGGTCCCGAGGCTCCAAGCTGACCTCCCTGTGGCCCTCGTCCCTGCCTCTCCCCgtcaagctgctgctcctgctgcccGTCTCGCTCTCCCTCGTCATCGTTATAATCTCATTCCTGCTGCCCTGGACCGCCACATGA